One window from the genome of Pseudomonas fluorescens encodes:
- a CDS encoding DUF2491 family protein translates to MGWFKQLMGLEAPNANTTASQGAPVTGPLGLASGKQVMFDATLKLLLDGNSTVVIPGSQQIWSLGIVDLGQSNWLSRCYMNDEDYWLQVHTSGDIAGQVESVILFNYLSYVTINSETELRRLAGPESLIGLPTYTHDGVEYTREWGTEAGQTELVTLSERVSNPDESYSVEHRSMLYARDTGLTDRREFLLFSVEEDAEGTVSLSTSLGISLYTTDLNTL, encoded by the coding sequence ATGGGGTGGTTTAAACAGTTGATGGGGCTCGAGGCCCCGAACGCGAACACCACAGCCAGCCAGGGCGCCCCCGTCACCGGGCCGTTGGGCCTGGCCTCCGGCAAGCAGGTCATGTTCGATGCCACGCTCAAGTTGTTGCTCGACGGCAACAGCACCGTGGTCATCCCGGGTTCCCAGCAGATCTGGAGCCTGGGCATCGTCGACCTCGGGCAGTCGAACTGGCTGTCGCGCTGCTACATGAACGACGAAGACTACTGGCTGCAAGTGCACACCAGCGGCGACATCGCCGGGCAGGTCGAGTCGGTGATCCTGTTCAACTACCTCAGCTACGTCACGATCAACAGCGAAACGGAGTTGCGTCGCCTGGCCGGCCCTGAAAGCCTGATCGGCCTGCCGACCTACACCCACGACGGCGTCGAATACACCCGCGAATGGGGCACCGAGGCGGGCCAGACAGAATTGGTGACGTTGAGCGAGCGCGTGAGCAATCCGGATGAGTCCTACAGCGTCGAGCACCGTTCGATGCTGTACGCCCGCGACACCGGCCTGACGGATCGCCGGGAGTTCCTGTTGTTCTCCGTCGAAGAGGACGCCGAAGGCACCGTCAGCCTGAGCACTTCGCTGGGTATTTCGCTGTACACCACTGACCTGAACACTCTTTGA
- a CDS encoding DUF350 domain-containing protein — protein sequence MLEALSISLNKAAVFGFALYILGAAVLFALFQFIYIHVTPHKEFELIRSGNVAAAIALSGALIGFAIPASNVIAYSISMLDFVVWTVIAAVVQLLAFLVTSLVLKGASARIKQGEIAAGIYIAAVAISVGLLNAACMTPSTN from the coding sequence ATGCTTGAAGCGCTCTCCATTTCCCTGAACAAGGCCGCCGTGTTCGGCTTCGCCCTGTACATCCTCGGCGCCGCCGTGCTGTTCGCGCTGTTCCAGTTCATCTACATCCATGTCACGCCGCACAAAGAGTTCGAACTGATCCGCTCGGGCAACGTGGCTGCGGCGATCGCCCTGAGCGGTGCCCTCATTGGTTTCGCCATCCCGGCCAGCAACGTGATTGCCTACTCGATCAGCATGCTGGACTTCGTCGTCTGGACGGTGATCGCCGCGGTCGTCCAGTTGCTGGCGTTCCTGGTGACCAGCCTGGTGCTCAAGGGCGCTTCGGCGCGCATCAAGCAGGGTGAAATCGCCGCCGGTATCTACATCGCCGCCGTGGCCATCAGCGTCGGCCTGTTGAACGCCGCGTGCATGACGCCTTCCACGAACTGA
- a CDS encoding DUF1190 domain-containing protein has product MKRSKYVQLSLAASVAMAISGCGPTEKTYELKKKYNFQSVQQCVDEKLPVDICADAYMTAMTEHRRIAPVYDNQADCDADFVPDWCQQDSAGKFIPKLGGFELSAEGEVTQSEVDAARAQLPASEAMNTGGGFSNLLTGLLIGNMLSSNRNSYFSEPVYRYRDDRGSFGSSTLSQRVSTGSTFTRSNQARYGSYTDSIKSSSKPMSVASSTSRGGFGSKSSARSGWGGSSSSGG; this is encoded by the coding sequence ATGAAACGAAGCAAGTACGTCCAGCTTTCGCTGGCCGCGTCGGTCGCCATGGCGATATCCGGCTGCGGGCCGACGGAAAAAACCTACGAGTTGAAAAAGAAGTACAACTTCCAGTCCGTGCAGCAATGTGTCGATGAAAAGCTGCCGGTAGACATTTGTGCTGACGCCTACATGACTGCCATGACGGAGCATCGCCGCATTGCGCCGGTGTACGACAACCAGGCCGATTGCGATGCCGACTTTGTCCCCGATTGGTGCCAGCAGGATTCCGCTGGCAAGTTCATCCCCAAGCTCGGTGGTTTCGAGCTGAGTGCCGAGGGCGAGGTTACGCAGTCCGAAGTGGACGCGGCCAGGGCCCAATTGCCGGCCTCGGAAGCGATGAATACCGGTGGAGGTTTCAGCAACCTGCTGACCGGATTGCTGATCGGCAACATGCTGAGCAGCAACCGCAACAGCTATTTCTCCGAGCCGGTCTACCGCTACCGCGATGATCGTGGCAGCTTCGGCTCCTCCACGCTCAGCCAGCGGGTGTCGACAGGCTCGACGTTCACCAGGTCCAACCAGGCGCGATACGGCAGCTACACCGACTCCATCAAGTCCAGCAGCAAGCCGATGTCCGTTGCCTCATCCACCTCCCGTGGCGGCTTCGGCAGCAAGTCCAGTGCCCGCAGCGGTTGGGGCGGTTCGAGCAGCTCCGGCGGTTGA
- a CDS encoding glutathionylspermidine synthase family protein: protein MKKIHCAERPDWKQTAEQLGFLFHTIDDEPYWDESAYYQFTLKQIEDDLEDPTTEIHDMCMDLVARVVQSEELLERLSIPAPFFDLVRTSWLEGHPHLYGRMDFSYNGSGPAKLLELNYDTPTSLYEAAAFQWGWLEQCIERGTLPAHADQFNSIDTKLHQAFAQLQLTQPFYFASVKDSIEDKGTTDYLRLIAEKVGIESRHIDIEDIGLNSDGRFVDLEERWIPHLFKLHAWEFIFHEPFGAAIAQCDTQFFEPAWKSIISNKGILPLLWEFNKGHPNLLAAHLDTDTSKAVPKGWVRKPFFSREGANIELQTADGLIVKEDGPYTDAPFILQEFAPLPKFDDSYTLIGSWVIGDQAAGIGVREDNSLITKDSSRFLPHLILD from the coding sequence ATGAAGAAGATCCATTGCGCCGAGCGTCCTGACTGGAAGCAGACCGCCGAGCAGCTCGGCTTTCTGTTCCACACCATCGACGATGAACCCTATTGGGACGAAAGCGCGTACTACCAGTTCACCCTCAAGCAGATCGAGGACGACCTGGAAGACCCGACCACCGAGATCCATGACATGTGCATGGACCTCGTGGCCCGCGTGGTCCAGAGCGAAGAGTTGCTGGAGCGCCTGAGCATTCCCGCGCCGTTCTTCGACCTGGTGCGCACTTCATGGCTTGAAGGCCACCCGCACCTGTATGGGCGCATGGATTTCTCCTACAACGGCAGCGGTCCGGCCAAGCTGTTGGAACTCAACTACGACACGCCGACCAGCCTCTACGAAGCGGCGGCGTTCCAGTGGGGCTGGTTGGAGCAATGCATCGAGCGCGGCACGCTGCCGGCCCATGCCGACCAGTTCAACAGCATCGACACCAAGCTGCACCAGGCCTTCGCCCAGTTGCAGCTCACCCAGCCGTTTTATTTCGCCTCGGTGAAAGACTCCATCGAAGACAAAGGCACCACGGACTACTTGCGCCTGATCGCGGAAAAAGTCGGCATCGAGTCGCGGCACATCGATATCGAGGACATCGGCCTCAACAGTGACGGGCGTTTCGTCGACCTGGAAGAGCGCTGGATTCCACACCTGTTCAAGCTGCATGCCTGGGAGTTCATCTTTCACGAGCCTTTTGGTGCGGCGATTGCCCAGTGTGATACGCAGTTTTTCGAGCCGGCCTGGAAGTCGATCATCTCGAACAAAGGCATCCTGCCGCTGCTGTGGGAATTCAACAAAGGCCACCCGAACCTGCTCGCGGCTCACCTGGATACCGACACCAGTAAAGCGGTGCCCAAGGGCTGGGTGCGCAAGCCGTTCTTTTCCCGGGAAGGTGCCAACATCGAGCTGCAGACCGCTGACGGCTTGATTGTAAAAGAAGACGGCCCCTACACCGACGCGCCGTTCATCCTCCAGGAATTCGCGCCGCTGCCGAAGTTTGACGACAGCTACACCCTGATCGGTTCCTGGGTCATCGGCGACCAGGCAGCCGGCATTGGCGTGCGGGAAGACAACAGCCTGATCACCAAGGATTCCAGCCGGTTCCTGCCGCACCTGATCCTCGACTGA
- a CDS encoding phosphatidate cytidylyltransferase — MDRYTLMLFGGIGAILVLASLIGFILRLKTRGAPNSVIDNLNARINAWWIMVLVIGVAFWLGNAAVILLFYAVSFYALREFLTLTPTRRSDYPALVAAFYLALPLQYLLIYYDWYGLFSIFIPVYVFLLLPILASLGGDSTHFLERASKVQWGLMIAVFCISFVPALLTLDIAGFEGRNLLLIAYLVIVVQLSDVLQYVCGKLFGKHKIAPNLSPSKTVEGFVGGIFLASLIGGALWWITPFNPWQSFLIALLINLLGFAGGIVMSAIKRDRGVKDWGHMIEGHGGMLDRLDSVCFAAPIFFHLVRYWWT; from the coding sequence ATGGATCGATATACCCTGATGTTGTTTGGCGGGATCGGCGCCATTCTGGTGCTGGCTTCGTTGATCGGTTTCATTCTCAGGCTGAAAACCCGCGGCGCGCCGAACTCGGTGATCGATAACCTCAACGCCCGGATCAATGCCTGGTGGATCATGGTGTTGGTGATCGGCGTGGCGTTCTGGCTCGGCAACGCGGCGGTCATCCTGCTGTTCTACGCCGTGTCGTTCTACGCCCTGCGGGAATTCCTGACCCTGACACCGACCCGGCGCAGTGACTACCCGGCCCTGGTGGCGGCGTTCTACCTGGCGCTGCCGCTGCAATACCTGTTGATCTACTACGACTGGTACGGGCTGTTTTCGATCTTCATCCCGGTGTATGTGTTCCTGCTGCTGCCGATCCTGGCGTCCCTGGGCGGCGATAGCACACACTTCCTCGAGCGCGCTTCGAAGGTCCAGTGGGGCTTGATGATCGCGGTGTTCTGCATCTCTTTCGTCCCTGCCCTGCTGACCCTGGACATCGCCGGTTTCGAAGGCCGCAACCTGTTGCTGATCGCCTACCTGGTGATCGTGGTGCAGCTGTCGGATGTGTTGCAGTACGTGTGCGGCAAGCTGTTCGGCAAACACAAGATCGCGCCGAACCTGTCGCCCTCGAAAACCGTCGAGGGCTTTGTCGGCGGCATTTTCCTGGCCTCGCTGATCGGTGGCGCGCTGTGGTGGATCACGCCGTTCAATCCGTGGCAGTCGTTCCTCATCGCCTTGCTGATCAACCTGCTGGGCTTTGCCGGTGGCATCGTCATGTCGGCGATCAAACGCGACCGCGGCGTCAAGGACTGGGGCCACATGATCGAAGGCCACGGCGGCATGCTCGACCGCCTGGACTCGGTCTGCTTCGCCGCGCCGATCTTCTTCCACCTGGTGCGGTACTGGTGGACCTGA
- a CDS encoding lysophospholipid acyltransferase family protein, whose translation MFEPVVANLITSAARMVTGARSLWLGCAPTPVQRIYFANHSSHGDFVLLWASLPPALRKLTRPVAGADYWQTSPVRRYIINRVFNGVLVDRERKDPSYSPLQPMLDALENGDSLIIFPEGTRNPEEGLLPFKSGIYHLMKNHPEVEVIPVWIANLNRVMPKGRVLPLPLLCTTSFGAPLCIEEGESKEQFLERSRAALLALAPEHV comes from the coding sequence ATGTTCGAACCCGTGGTCGCCAACCTCATCACCTCCGCCGCCCGCATGGTCACCGGCGCGCGCAGCCTGTGGCTCGGCTGCGCGCCGACGCCGGTGCAACGGATCTACTTCGCCAACCACAGCAGCCACGGTGACTTCGTATTGCTCTGGGCCTCGCTGCCGCCGGCGCTGCGCAAGCTTACCCGCCCGGTGGCGGGGGCCGACTATTGGCAGACCAGCCCGGTGCGTCGCTACATCATCAACCGGGTGTTCAACGGCGTGCTGGTGGACCGCGAGCGCAAGGATCCTTCCTACAGCCCATTGCAGCCGATGCTCGATGCACTGGAAAACGGCGACTCGCTGATCATCTTCCCGGAAGGCACGCGTAATCCGGAGGAAGGCCTGTTGCCCTTCAAGAGCGGGATCTATCACTTGATGAAAAATCACCCCGAGGTCGAGGTGATCCCGGTGTGGATCGCCAACCTCAACCGCGTCATGCCCAAGGGGCGTGTGCTGCCGCTGCCGCTGTTGTGCACCACCAGTTTCGGCGCGCCGTTGTGCATCGAAGAAGGCGAAAGCAAAGAGCAATTCCTTGAACGCAGCCGCGCCGCGCTGCTGGCACTGGCCCCGGAGCACGTCTGA
- a CDS encoding phosphatase PAP2/dual specificity phosphatase family protein yields the protein MSAVIAPAREPALLKPAVLWLLLLAPLFFTTYGFATWVTSQRDDVGTLVFAWETHMPFMAWTIVPYWSIDLLYGLSLLLPSSRDELKRHALRLLTAQVIAVSCFLLWPLRFTFPRPEMDGVFGWLFEVLAGFDKPFNQAPSLHIALLVILWVCYQRHLQGVWRWLMHGWFALIGVSVLTTYQHHFIDLPTGALAGWLCVWLWPLDRPSPLLSARLAADPARRRLAWRYGLGAAVLFIPAFALGGAWLWLIWPAVAVLMVALNYLVFGADGFQKRADGRLSPAARWLLAPYLAAAWINSRWWTRKHPQPDQVADNVWLGRIPTPMELKDSAFTGVLDLCAELSMDSTGVAYRSLPVLDLTAPTTEQCLTAAEAIESLRQHGPVLVCCALGYSRSATAVVAWLLHSGRAANVDAAIVQIQRARPRIVLQAAHRRALEQLSTAQGHVHDQ from the coding sequence ATGAGCGCCGTCATCGCTCCGGCCCGCGAACCCGCACTGCTGAAACCCGCAGTGCTGTGGCTGCTGTTGTTGGCGCCGCTGTTCTTCACCACCTACGGCTTCGCCACCTGGGTCACTTCCCAGCGTGACGACGTCGGCACGTTGGTGTTCGCCTGGGAAACCCACATGCCGTTCATGGCCTGGACCATCGTGCCTTACTGGTCGATCGACCTGTTGTACGGCCTGTCCTTGCTATTGCCCAGCAGCCGTGACGAACTCAAGCGCCACGCCTTGCGCCTGCTCACGGCCCAGGTGATTGCGGTCAGTTGCTTCCTGCTCTGGCCGTTGCGCTTCACCTTCCCCCGGCCAGAGATGGATGGTGTGTTCGGTTGGTTGTTCGAGGTGCTGGCGGGTTTCGACAAGCCGTTCAACCAGGCGCCGTCGCTGCACATTGCGTTGCTGGTCATCCTTTGGGTCTGCTATCAGCGGCATTTGCAGGGGGTCTGGCGTTGGCTGATGCACGGTTGGTTCGCGTTGATCGGCGTATCGGTGCTGACCACGTATCAACATCACTTCATTGACCTGCCCACGGGTGCGTTGGCCGGTTGGCTGTGTGTCTGGTTGTGGCCGCTGGATCGACCCAGTCCGCTGCTGAGTGCGCGTCTGGCGGCGGATCCTGCTCGCCGACGCTTGGCCTGGCGTTATGGCCTGGGCGCGGCGGTGCTGTTCATTCCGGCGTTTGCCTTGGGCGGCGCGTGGCTCTGGCTGATCTGGCCGGCGGTCGCGGTGCTCATGGTGGCGCTGAATTACCTGGTGTTCGGTGCCGACGGTTTCCAGAAGCGTGCCGATGGTCGCTTGAGTCCGGCAGCGCGCTGGTTGCTGGCGCCGTATCTGGCGGCGGCGTGGATCAATTCTCGTTGGTGGACGCGCAAGCATCCGCAACCGGATCAGGTGGCGGATAACGTCTGGCTGGGGCGAATCCCCACGCCGATGGAATTGAAGGACAGTGCGTTTACCGGCGTGCTCGACCTCTGCGCGGAACTGTCCATGGACAGCACGGGGGTCGCCTATCGCTCATTGCCGGTGCTCGACCTGACGGCGCCGACCACCGAACAATGCCTGACAGCGGCAGAAGCTATCGAAAGCCTGCGCCAGCACGGGCCGGTGCTGGTCTGCTGCGCCTTGGGTTATTCGCGCAGCGCCACGGCGGTGGTGGCCTGGCTGCTGCACAGCGGCCGGGCGGCGAACGTTGATGCGGCGATCGTGCAAATCCAGCGCGCCCGACCGCGTATCGTTTTGCAGGCGGCGCACCGTCGGGCGCTGGAGCAATTATCCACAGCACAGGGGCATGTCCATGATCAGTGA
- a CDS encoding bifunctional alpha/beta hydrolase/class I SAM-dependent methyltransferase, whose product MREAQHRTFTTHDGVELFYQHWPAVDAAAGEPRQAVLLFHRGHEHSGRIAHLVDELDLPGFDFFAWDARGHGQSPGERGDSPSFATSARDVQTFCDHIGTAHQIDEANIAVVAQSVGAVIVSTWVHDYAPRIRSLVLASPAFKVKLYVPFARPGLALMRKFRGNFFVNSYVKAKFLSHDPERVASYDSDPLITKAISVNVLLGLYEAADRVVADAQAIQVPTQLLISGSDFVVHRKPQEQFFERLGSLHKEKHILPGFFHDTLGEKNRAPAVASARRFILQNFARPLDRPSLLDADRLGATCAEAETLATPLPHNSLRDLYWRMTRASMRFGSKLSAGVKLGFDTGFDSGSTLDYVYRNRPTGTSALGKMIDQNYLNSIGWRGIRQRKLNVEELLRLAMAELRAQDREVRIVDIAAGHGRYILEALQGVSPLPESILLRDYSDINVRDGSALIVEKGLGDIARFVKGDAFDRQDLAALEPKPTLAVVSGLYELFADNQLVGGSLAGLAEAVEPGGFLVYTGQPWHPQLELIARALTSHRAGQAWVMRRRTQAEMDQLVEAAGFRKITLRVDEWGIFSVSLAQRVQ is encoded by the coding sequence ATGCGCGAAGCCCAACACCGGACATTCACCACCCACGATGGCGTGGAACTGTTCTACCAACACTGGCCGGCTGTCGACGCGGCAGCGGGTGAACCCCGCCAGGCTGTGTTGTTGTTTCATCGTGGTCATGAGCACTCCGGGCGCATCGCGCACCTGGTGGATGAGCTGGACCTGCCCGGGTTCGACTTCTTTGCCTGGGACGCCCGTGGCCATGGCCAGTCGCCGGGTGAACGGGGCGACAGCCCGAGCTTTGCCACCAGTGCGCGGGACGTGCAGACGTTCTGCGATCACATCGGCACGGCGCATCAGATCGACGAAGCGAACATCGCTGTGGTCGCACAAAGCGTCGGCGCGGTGATCGTGTCCACCTGGGTCCACGACTACGCGCCGCGCATTCGCTCGCTGGTGCTGGCGTCGCCGGCGTTCAAGGTCAAGCTCTACGTGCCGTTCGCCCGTCCAGGCCTGGCGCTGATGCGCAAGTTCCGCGGCAATTTCTTCGTCAACAGCTACGTCAAGGCGAAATTCCTCAGCCATGACCCGGAGCGGGTGGCGTCCTACGACAGCGATCCGTTGATCACCAAGGCCATTTCGGTGAACGTGCTGCTGGGCCTGTACGAAGCCGCCGACCGCGTAGTGGCCGATGCCCAGGCGATCCAGGTGCCGACGCAGTTGTTGATCTCCGGCTCGGACTTCGTGGTACACCGCAAACCCCAGGAACAATTCTTCGAGCGCCTGGGCAGCCTGCACAAGGAAAAGCACATCCTGCCGGGCTTCTTCCACGACACCCTCGGCGAGAAGAACCGTGCGCCAGCCGTTGCCAGTGCCCGCCGCTTCATTCTGCAAAACTTCGCCCGACCGCTGGACCGCCCTTCCCTGCTGGACGCCGATCGCCTGGGCGCGACCTGCGCCGAAGCCGAAACCCTGGCCACGCCGCTGCCCCACAACTCGCTGCGCGACCTCTACTGGCGCATGACCCGTGCCAGCATGCGCTTTGGCAGCAAGTTGTCGGCCGGGGTGAAGCTGGGCTTCGACACCGGGTTCGACTCCGGCAGTACCCTGGATTACGTCTATCGCAACCGCCCCACCGGCACCTCGGCGCTGGGCAAGATGATCGACCAGAACTACCTGAACTCCATCGGCTGGCGCGGCATTCGCCAGCGCAAGCTGAACGTCGAGGAGCTGCTGCGCCTGGCGATGGCCGAGTTGCGCGCCCAGGACCGCGAGGTCCGCATCGTCGACATCGCCGCCGGCCATGGCCGCTACATTCTCGAAGCCCTGCAAGGCGTCAGCCCGTTGCCCGAGTCGATCCTGCTGCGCGACTACAGCGACATCAACGTGCGCGATGGCAGTGCGCTGATCGTTGAAAAAGGCTTGGGCGATATCGCTCGATTCGTCAAAGGCGATGCCTTCGACCGCCAGGACCTGGCGGCGCTGGAACCCAAGCCGACCCTCGCCGTGGTGTCGGGCCTGTACGAGCTGTTCGCCGACAACCAACTGGTCGGCGGCTCCCTCGCGGGCCTGGCCGAAGCCGTGGAGCCTGGTGGTTTCCTGGTCTACACCGGCCAGCCGTGGCACCCGCAGCTGGAACTGATCGCCCGCGCCCTCACCAGCCACCGTGCCGGCCAGGCCTGGGTGATGCGTCGACGTACCCAGGCGGAAATGGACCAATTGGTTGAGGCGGCGGGCTTCCGCAAGATCACCCTGCGGGTCGACGAATGGGGCATTTTCAGCGTTTCGCTGGCGCAGCGAGTGCAGTAA
- a CDS encoding CDP-alcohol phosphatidyltransferase family protein: MPSIYQLKPAFQNLLRPMVQRLYNNGVTANQVTLLAGIVSVLVGAVIAWFASHPWIFVLVPVWMFLRMALNAVDGMLAREFGQQSHLGAYLNELCDIIADVALILPFALFADTSLLLVLLVTLLALFSEYAGVLGAMVGASRRYDGPMGKSDRAFVFGVLATGIALGWLGAYWINGVMAVVAALLVYTLVNRVRHGLGQVKENAPSA, translated from the coding sequence ATGCCCTCCATCTACCAACTCAAGCCTGCCTTTCAAAACCTGCTGCGCCCCATGGTTCAACGCCTCTACAACAACGGGGTCACCGCCAACCAGGTCACCCTGCTCGCGGGTATCGTCTCGGTGTTGGTGGGGGCGGTCATTGCCTGGTTCGCCAGCCATCCGTGGATTTTCGTCCTGGTTCCGGTGTGGATGTTCCTGCGCATGGCGTTGAATGCGGTGGATGGCATGCTGGCGCGGGAATTTGGCCAGCAATCCCATCTGGGCGCCTACCTCAACGAGCTATGCGATATCATCGCCGACGTTGCCCTGATCCTGCCTTTTGCCCTGTTTGCCGATACCAGTCTTCTGCTCGTGTTGTTGGTCACGCTGTTGGCGCTGTTCAGCGAATACGCCGGCGTGCTGGGGGCGATGGTAGGGGCTTCGCGGCGGTATGACGGGCCGATGGGCAAGAGTGACCGCGCCTTTGTGTTTGGCGTGTTGGCGACCGGTATTGCCCTGGGTTGGCTCGGGGCGTACTGGATAAATGGTGTGATGGCGGTGGTTGCCGCCCTGCTGGTTTATACCTTGGTCAATCGGGTGCGTCATGGCCTGGGCCAGGTGAAGGAAAACGCTCCCTCAGCATAA